The DNA region GACCGCGCCGCCGTAGAACTGGGTCCCGTCGATCACGTAGTTCTCGAACGGCGCGCCGTCGGGCAAGGACCCCGGCGCCGGGCACGCCAGCTCGACGATGCAGCACGCGGGGTTGTCGTCGACGCACCCGTTGCAGTTGTTGTCGAGGCTGTCGCACGGCTCGGCCGCCCCCGGCGCGATGCCGCCCACGCACGGCCCCCACTCGCGGAACTCGCCCGTCCCCTGGCAGGTCTGCATGCCGTCGACGCACGCGCCGACGTGCCGCCGCCCCGGCGGGCCGTTGAAACACTGCTGCACCGCCCCGGCCGTGCAGCCGCAGCCCTCGTCGACCATGCCGTTGCAGTTGTCGTCGGTGCCGTTGTCACACAGCTCGATCGCCATGCACCCGTCGTTGACCGGGTTCGTGCACGTCAGGTCGCCGCAGATCTCCGCGTCGGTCTCGGGGATCGCGTCGATCGGCAGCGCCGGCGCGTCGATCGGCACGTCGGGCGCGTCGACCGTCGACACGTTCGCGTCGGGGTCGGTGCCGGTGGCGTCGCCGCCACCACCGGGCGCGTCGACGTCGCCGCCGCCGGTGTTCGTCGGGCCGCAGCCCCAGGCGAAGGCGATCGCCAGCGCGATCACCGCCATCGAAGCCCCGCGCGTCCGCTTGTGCATGTCGGGCAGTCCCATCCGGCGCAGCCGCGCCACCGTGAACCGTTCGTCGAGGTAAGATCAGGATCAGTACGTGCGATCGCCGGTGGTGACCCAGTAGCCGGTCGTCATGCCCGGCGGGTGCAGCGGGGTCAGCGCGCAGCCGGTGGTGACGCCGCCGACCACGGTCGGCGTCGCGTCGACCACGCGCCACATGTCACCGCCGCCGAAGCCGCCCGACTGATCGAACGCGGTCACGGTGTCGGGCGCGGCGCCGTAGGTGCCCAGCAGCCGACCGCCGCAGTAGACGTTGACCAGCGGGCTCGCGACGCCAGTGCCGCTGTAGTAGTGGGCCATCACCCGGTAGGTGGCGTTGTTGGCCGGCGTGTCGATGTTGACGTTCTCGGGCACGCCGTTGTCGAAGATGCTGTCGATGTCGAGGCGCGGGTTGCGGCAGTACCCGAGCGCCTGCCACTGCGTGCCCTCGGGGCCGCCCGAGCACTCGGCGATCGGACTGTTGGCGTAGCCCCAGTTGACCGGCCCCTGCGACGCGAACGACGTGGCCTTGCAGTTGAAGTAGTAGCAGTCGTCGTTGTTGATCTGCGAGCTGCTGCCGGCGCCGCCGACGACGGTCGAGAACCACGGCGTGGTCGTGCCAGGCTTGTGGACGTGCAGATCGATGTCGGTGTTGGCGGTGCGGTTCGAGCACTGCTCGATGCGCAGGCCGGGGCCGGCGATGTGGACGATGAACGTGCACTCGTAGACCACGCCGGCCGGGGTCGTGATCCGGACGTGCACGGTGTAGTCGCCCGACAGGGTCGGCCGCAACGTCAGCGTCGGCCCGTTGGCGCCGGTCAGCGTGAACGTCTGCACGACCGGGCTGGTCGTCGTCAGGAACAGCCGATCGCACGGGCCGCCGGTCACGTCCCACGCCCACGTCGCGACCGCGCCGCCGTAGAACTGGGTCCCGTCGATCACGTAGTTCTCGAACGGCGCGCCGTCGGGCAAGGACCCCGGCGCCGGGCACGCCAGCTCGACGATGCAGCACGCGGGGTTGTCGTCGACGCACCCGTTGCAGTTGTTGTCGAGGCTGTCGCACGGCTCGGCCGCCCCCGGCGCGATGCCGCCCACGCACGGCCCCCACTCGCGGAACTCGCCCGTCCCCTGGCAGGTCTGCATGCCGTCGACGCACGCGCCGACGTGCCGCCGCCCCGGCGGGCCGTTGAAACACTGCTGCACCGCCCCGGCCGTGCAGCCGCAGCCCTCGTCGACCATGCCGTTGCAGTTGTCGTCGGTGCCGTTGTCACACAGCTCGATCGCCATGCACCCGTCGTTGACCGGGTTCGTGCACGTCAGGTCGCCGCAGATCTCCGCGTCGGTCTCGGGGATCGCGTCGATCGGCAGCGCCGGCGCGTCGATCGGCACGTCGGGCGCGTCGACCGTCGACACGTTCGCGTCGGGATCCCCGGCGTCGCCGCCGCCCCCGGGCGCGTCGATCTCATCGCCGCCGCCGGTGTTCGTCGGGCCGCAGCCCCACGCGAAGGTGATCGCCAGCGCGATCGAGGCGAGGCAAGTCCCGCGCATGTTCATTGGCCGATGCTAACCAAACCTGCGGCAATCCGCGCGGTGCGTCGATATCCGACACCGCCTACACGCGCCCGCCGACTCACCGGGGCGAGATCGAGTAGCGTTCGGTGGTGCAGCCGCAGAGCCTCGTCCTGCGCACCGAGCTCGCCGTCGCCCGGCTGTCCAGCGCCGTCGACGATCGCGGCGATCACCTGGTGATCACCACGGCCGCCGAGCCCGACTTCTTCTGGGGCAGCTTCCTGGCGATCGCGCCACCGCGCACCGCCCCCGCCGCCGAGGTCTGGCTGGCGCGGGCCGCCGCCGCGACCCCGCCGGGGGCCGCCCACGCGGCGCTGATGATCGACGCGATCGATGGCGCGCTGGCGCCGAACGTGGCCGCGGCGCTGGTCGCCGCAGGCGCGACCATCGAGACGACGATCGCGATGGTCTGCGATCAGCCGCTGCGCGCGGTGACGGCGGCCGACGTGACCGTGCGGCGGTTCGATCGACCCGCCGACTGGGCCGCGCTGCTCGGGTTGTCGCTGACGATCGATCCCGAGACCCCGGCCCTGCGGCGCTTCCTCGAGGTCCGGATCGCCGCACGCGCCGCCGCAGCAGCCCTGGATCAGGTGCGCTGGTGGGGCGCGTTCGCCGGCCCCACCCTGGTGGCGTCGGCCGGCGTGGTGCCGCTGGCCGACTGCGCCCGCTACCAGGACGTCCAGACCCACCCCGACCATCGCCGGCGCGGCCTGGCCTCGGCGATCCTGGCCGCCATCGCCGTCGATCAGCGCGCCGCCGGGCGCACGCGCCTGGTGCTGGTGGTGGCCGAGGACAACGCGCCGGCGCGCGCGGCGTACCAGCGGCTCGGCTTCGTCGAGCGCGACCGCGCGGTCAACGCGCTGCGCCCGCCGCTCGCCTAGGTTTTCAGAGACTCTGCGTTTGCGCCCGTCGTCGCCTCAGGAATCCGAGGTCCGCGCCCGTGGTTTCGCACGCCTGGCGGTGGCACACCCCGTGCTAAACCTGGGACCGATGCGCCTCCTCCCCGCCGCCATCCTCGCCTCCGCCGCCCTCCTCGCCCCCTCGCTCGCGCACGCCGGCCGCTTCGCGGTCGGCGTGTCCCTCGGCCGCACCCAGACCGAGGCCGACGCCAGCCTCGACGCCAGCTCGACCGCGGCGCTGTGGGGCCGTGTCGGCTTCGGCAAGCGCTTCGGGCTCGACCTCGAGCTCGGCAAGATCAGCACCGAGGACGACACCACCCGGATCCGCACCCTCAACCTGGTGGGTCGGATGTCGATCGCCGATCTGCACGGCGGCGCCGTCCACCCGATGGTGCTGATCGGCCTCGGCACCGACTCGACCGACGCCGCCGACTACACCCACGGCGAGTTCGGCGCCGCGATCGAGGTCGACCTCGCCAAGGACTTCGTGCTCGGCGCCGACTTCCGCTTCGGCGATCGCACGGTCGACGCCCAGCCCGCCGTCGACGGCCTCACCGACCCTGTCACCCCGCAGCCGGCGTTCCGCCAGCCCTACGATCTCACCGACGGCAGCTACCGCGCCGGGCGCCTGTACCTCGGCGTCCGGCTGTAGCGCCCCCGCCGCGCGCGCCGCGCACGCCGCGCAACCGTCTGGGTCCAGCACCGGTCCACCCGCCGGGAGTTTTGCGTCCTGGTTGGGGGCCCGTCGGGGCTGGCGCCCGACGTACCGACCCGATCGGGGCGCGACCGTGGACCTCCGAGTCCCCCTGCGCCTGCCGGGGTTCGGCGACGAACTCGTTGGCGCTCAGATCGCGAACTCGAAGCCGTGCTTGACCAGCCGGTCGTACTTCTTGCGATCGAACCGGTACAGGCGCGCGGCCCGGTGACGGACGCCGGTCTGCCACTCGTCGGTCTCGATCACCAGATCGAGCGACAGGATCTTCTTGCGGAAGTTGCGCTTGTCCAGCTCGCGCTCGAGGATGATCTCGTAGAGGCGCTGGAGCTGGGTCAGCGTGAACCGGGGCGGGAGCAGCTCGAAGCCGATCGGCGCGTAGCGGACCTTGCCGCGCAGCCGGGCCACCGCGGCGTCGATGATCGTCGCGTGGTCGAACGCCAGCGTCGGCAGCCTCGCCAGCGGGTGCCAGCCGGCCGCGGCCGCGTCGGTGCCGGCCGCCAGCCGGAAGTCGGCCAGCTTGGCGAGCGCGTAGTACGCGACCGAGATGACGCGGTGGCGCGGATCGCGCTCGGGCGCGCCGAAGGTGTAGAGCTGCTCGAGGAACACGTCGGTGATGCCGGTCTCCTCGGCCAGCTCGCGCCGGGCCGCGTCCTCGAGGCCCTCGCGCTCGCCGACGAACCCGCCCGGCAGCGCCCAGGCGCCCTGCCACGGCTCGAGGCCGCGGCGGATCAGCAGCACCTTCAGATCGTCGGTGTCGAGGCCCAGCACCACGCAGTCGACCGCGACCGCGGGCCGCGGGTAGTCGTAGGTGTGGCGGCCGGGCGGCGGCGGGGTCCAGCGCGCGGTCGCCATCAGCGCCCCCGCTCCGCGACCCAGGCCGCGAACTCCGCGGTGGTCGTGTAGGCGCGCAGCGCCGCCAGCTCGCGGGCGAACCCGCCCGACAGGATCGGGAACCGGCACCACGATCGCGGATCGAGGTTCTTGTCGTCGAGGTGGAAGCCCGGCGCGAACCGCTCGCGCTTCCACTGGTTCCGGCACCACAGCGTGAAGAAGCGCTCGATCCACACGACCAGATCGGCCAGCGCGTGCGCCGGGAACATCGGCGCGACCTCGGCCAGCACCTCGAGCGGCATGCGCTTGTCGCGGATGGCCTCGTCCTCGATCGCCTCGAGCACGTCGTACGGCATCAGGTCCTTCTCGTCGGTCTGGCCCTGCCCCGGCGGCCGCAGCTCGGCGGTCGGCTGCTGGGCGTTGATGAAGCGCAAGGCCGGGATCGGCGCCAGCCCGCTGACGCCGGTGGTCTCCATCCACCGCAGCCACACCCGCAGGTAGGTCTTGTCGATGCCGCCCAGCGGCGCCAGCCCGCCGGCGGTGTCGCCGTCCATCGTGGCGTAGCCGACCGCGGCCTCGGAGCGGTTCGACGTCGTCAGCAGGATCGCGTTGCGCAGGTTCGCGAGCAGCCAGATCGACGGCGCCCGCACCCGGGCCTGGATGTTCTGCAGCGCCACGTCGTCGCGCTCCCAGGTGAGCGGGCGGCCGATCGCGGCCTCGACCGTCGCGGTGTAGCCGCGCAGCAGCGCGTCGACCTCGAACAGGTGGAACTCGGCGCCGACCGCGGCCGCGACCTCGCGCGCGGCGGTGCGCGTGACCTCGCCCGAGTTGGCGGTCGGCTGGTACGCGCACGCGAGCAGCTGGTGGGTCAGCGCCGCGGGGTCGGCGGCGGTGGCGGCGTCGATCGTCAGGTGGCCCAGCGCCGCGCGCACGCCGTCGGTGCCCAGCTCGGCCAGCGCCAGGTCGAGCGCGGTCCGCACCAGCACCGCGCACGCGGCCGAGTCGGCGCCGCCGGAGATCGACACGACGTAGCCGCCGCTGCGGCTCTTGCGCAGGTAGTCCCACAGCCCCAGCGCGACCGCGCGCGCGAACTCCTCGTGCCGGGTGTCGGGCCCGTCCTCCCACGACGCGGCCAGGGTCGTCGGCGCCTCGGGGCGGCGGGTCGGCCACGCGAAGTCGATCTCGACCACGCCCATCTCGGCGTCGTGGCGCGGGCGGTGGCTGCCGCGCCGGGCCTGCTCGCGCCGGTTCGACTCGACGTCGACGACCGCGATCGCCAGCTCGACCGGGGCGAACCCGAGCCGCCGGCCCCGGGCCAGGAGCTCGCCGCCCGACGCGACCATCGCGCCGCCGTCGTAGACCACGCGCCCGGCCTCGTTGCCGAGCAGGTTGGCGTAGAGGTAGCCGACGCCGAACGCGCGGCTGCCCTCGACCACGAACCGCTGCCGCACGATGAACTTGCCGAACGCGAAGTGGCTGGCCGACGGGTTGAGCAGCAGATCGACGCCGCGCAGCGCCAGGTCCGAGCCCGGGCGGTTCGCGACCCAGGCGTCCTCGCAGATCTCGAAGCCGATGCGCACGTCGCCGACGTCGAACAGCACGTCGCCGATCGGCCACTCCTGATCGCCGTGCTCGAGCACGTCGCGCTCGCCGGCCGGCCACTCCTTGAACCAGCGCGGCTCGTAGTGGATGCCGTCGCCGGCCAGGAACCGCTTGCCGACGAAGCCGGCGATGGCCCCGTCGACCACCAGCGCCGCGGCGTTGTAGAGCGCCTTCTCGTGGTAGAGCGGCAGGCCGAACGACACCACCAGCCCGCGGGTGTCGGGGACGAGCTCCTCGAGGCAGCGGAACGCCTGCTCCTGCAGCCCCGGCGCGAAGAACGCGTCCTCGCAGCCGTAGCCGGTGATGCACAGCTCCGGCAGACACACCACCGTCGCCCCGGCCGCGCGCGCGCCGGCCAGCGCCGCCCGGATGTTGGCGAGGTTCTGATCCCAGTCGAAGGGGATCTGGTTGAGGCACGCAGCGGCGACCTTGACGAGCTTCACAGGGGGCTCCATGCGATGAGCGATCGGGAGGGAGTCGGATCGGAGTCGGGATCGGAGTCGGTTCGGAGTCGGCGTTCGGATCCGGCGTTGGGATCGGGATCGGAGTCGGGATCGGGAATCGGGAGTCGGGATCGGAGTCGGGATCGGAGTCGGAGTCGGAGTCGGGGTCGGAGTCGGGATCGGAGTCGGAATCGGAATCGGCGTCAGGGTCGGAACCGGAATCGGAATCAGGATCGGACCGGAGTCGGATCGGCGTCAGGGTCGGGTCGGAGCCGGAGTCAGGAGCCGGAGTCGGAGTCGGAGCCGGAGTCGGAGCCGGATCCGGAGTCAGAGCCGGAGCCGGAGTCGGAGCCGGAGTCGGAGTCGGAGCGGAGTCGGAGTCGGAGCCGGAGCCGAAGTCGGAGTCGGAGCCGAAGTCGGAGCCGGAGTCAGAGTCGGAGCCGGAGTCAGAGCCGAAGTCGGAGCCGAAGTCGGAGTCGGAGTCGGAGTCGGAGTCGGAGTCGGAGTCAGAGCCGGAGTCGGAGTCGGAGTCGGAGCCGGAGTCGGAGCCGGAGTCGGAGCCGGAGCCGGAGCCGGAGTCGGAGCCGGAGTCGGAGTCGGAGTCTCGCGCCTAGTGACTCTCGCGCAGGTGCTCGACCAGGAGCGGCGCGACCGACTCGACCTCGAGGAAGTCCGAGGCCAGCTCGACCGCGCGCGGGTGGCTGTCGGTGACCACGACCCGGCCGAACAGGCCGGTCGCGCGGATGCTGTCGATCGAGTCGCCCGGGAAGATGCCGTGGGTCGCGATGGCGTCGATGCCGACGGCGCCGGCGTCGCGGTAGGCCCGCGCGGCGTTCACCAGCGAGCCGCCGGTGCGGATCATGTCGTCGTAGATGACGACGCGCTTGCCGTGGACCTCGGCCGACACGCCCGTGACGGCGGTGTGGGCGCCATCGAGCCGGCGCTTGTAGACGAACGCCGCCGGCACGCCCAGATCGTTGGCGAGGCTCTCGACCCACTTGGCGCGGCCGGCGTCGGTGCAGGCCAGGACGAAGTCGTCGCCGCCGAGCCGGCGCGCGGCCGCGGTGACGATCGGCTTGCCGTAGACGTGGACCGTCCGGATCGCGCCCTCGAAGTAGTGCGCGATCGTGCCGACGTGGAGGTCGAGCAGGAACACCCGGTTGCCGCGGCTGGCCTCGGGGATCGACGACAACAGCCGGGCCCGAGTCTTGGCGGTCACCACCTCGCCCGGGTGCACCGACCGCTCCATCGTCGAGTAGCCGTAGTACGGCACCACCAGCGTCAGGCGGTAGGCGCCGGCCGCGACGATCGTCGACGCCAGGTCGTAGATCTCGCAGGTGGCGTCCTCGTCGAGGGTGCCGCCGACGATCACGACGTCGCGATCGGCCACCGGCGTGACCACGCGCTGGTAGTGCTCGCCGTCGGGGAAGCGGTGGCGCTCGACCTCGCCGCACGGCCACGCGCTGCACTCGGCGATGCGATCGGCCAGGTACTGGTAGCGGCTCGACGCGAACACCAGCGGGGTCATGGCGCGCCCACCTTGGCACGGGCCGCGGCGATCAGCGCCAGCTTGCGGTCGTGCAGCACCGGATCGAGGCCGACCGGGTACGGCTGCGGGTTGAGCGTGCGCCGGGTCCGCGGCGACAGCGCCGCCAGATCGGCCGCGCACCGGGCCCGCGCCACCGCCAGATCGCCGTGGGCGCCGACCAGCTCGCCGTCGCGCAGGGCCGGCACCAGCAGATCGTCCTCGCGATCACCGGCGATCGCGAGCCGGCGCGTGGGATCGCCCAGGTCGTGCGCGACCCGCGGCGACGACGGCCCGGCCTCGGCGTCGTAGATGACGTCGCCCGCCAGCTCGCCGCCGCGCCAGATCCGACGCACGCCGACGATGCCGGGGGTCGAGATCTTGACCGGCTGCTCCGACAGCTTGATCGGGTAGCGCCAGGCGCCGTCGGGCTCGCGGACCGCGCCCAGCTTGTAGACCCCGCCCAGCGCCGGTTGATCGTACGCGGTGATGAGCTTGGTGCCGACGCCCCAGGTGTCGATGCGGGCACCCTGGAGCTTGAGGCTGGTGATCAGCCCCTCGTCGAGATCGTTCGACGCGACCACGCGGGTGTCGGTGAAGCCGGCGGCGTCGAGCTGGGCCCGGGCGTTGATCGACAGGTGCGCGAGGTCGCCGGAGTCGAGCCGGACGCCCAGGAGCCGGTGGCCGGCGGCGCGCAGCTCGCGCCCGACCGCGATCGCCGAGGCCACGCCCGCCTCGGTGTCGAACGTGTCGACCAGGAAGGTGGTCGCGCCCGGCACCGCCGCCGCGTACTCGCGGAACGCGCGGTCGTCGTCGCCCCAGAACATCACCCACGAGTGGGCGTGGGTGCCGCGGACCGGCAGGCCGTAGAGCTTGCCGGCCAGCACGTTCGACGTCGCGGACACGCCGCCGATCCAGGCCGCGCGCGAGGCGGTGACCGCGCCGTCGAGGCCCTGGGCCCGACGCAGGCCCATCTCGAGCACCGGATCGCCGTCGGCGGCCGCGACCACGCGCGCGGCCTTGGTGGCGATCAGCGTCGAGAAGTTCACCAGCGCCAGCAGCGGGGTCTCGACCAGCTGCGCCAGCACCATCGGCGCGCGCACCCGCACCAGCGGCTCGTGCGCGAACACCGCCGCGCCCTCGGGCACGACGTCGACCGTGCCGGTGAAGCGCAGGCCGGCCAGGTAGTCGAGGAAGCCGGCGTCGAACAGCGGCTTGCCGTCAGCGCCGGTGACGGTCGCGAGGTACGCGCAGTCGGACGGCTCGAAGTGGAGCTGGCGCAAGAAGTCGACCGCGAGCGCGGTGCCGGCCGCGATCGCGTAGCCGCCGCCGAACGGCTCGCGCCGGAACGTCAGGTGGAACACCG from Myxococcales bacterium includes:
- a CDS encoding GNAT family N-acetyltransferase, producing MQPQSLVLRTELAVARLSSAVDDRGDHLVITTAAEPDFFWGSFLAIAPPRTAPAAEVWLARAAAATPPGAAHAALMIDAIDGALAPNVAAALVAAGATIETTIAMVCDQPLRAVTAADVTVRRFDRPADWAALLGLSLTIDPETPALRRFLEVRIAARAAAAALDQVRWWGAFAGPTLVASAGVVPLADCARYQDVQTHPDHRRRGLASAILAAIAVDQRAAGRTRLVLVVAEDNAPARAAYQRLGFVERDRAVNALRPPLA
- the prs gene encoding ribose-phosphate diphosphokinase, yielding MTPLVFASSRYQYLADRIAECSAWPCGEVERHRFPDGEHYQRVVTPVADRDVVIVGGTLDEDATCEIYDLASTIVAAGAYRLTLVVPYYGYSTMERSVHPGEVVTAKTRARLLSSIPEASRGNRVFLLDLHVGTIAHYFEGAIRTVHVYGKPIVTAAARRLGGDDFVLACTDAGRAKWVESLANDLGVPAAFVYKRRLDGAHTAVTGVSAEVHGKRVVIYDDMIRTGGSLVNAARAYRDAGAVGIDAIATHGIFPGDSIDSIRATGLFGRVVVTDSHPRAVELASDFLEVESVAPLLVEHLRESH
- a CDS encoding putative metal-binding motif-containing protein; translation: MRGTCLASIALAITFAWGCGPTNTGGGDEIDAPGGGGDAGDPDANVSTVDAPDVPIDAPALPIDAIPETDAEICGDLTCTNPVNDGCMAIELCDNGTDDNCNGMVDEGCGCTAGAVQQCFNGPPGRRHVGACVDGMQTCQGTGEFREWGPCVGGIAPGAAEPCDSLDNNCNGCVDDNPACCIVELACPAPGSLPDGAPFENYVIDGTQFYGGAVATWAWDVTGGPCDRLFLTTTSPVVQTFTLTGANGPTLTLRPTLSGDYTVHVRITTPAGVVYECTFIVHIAGPGLRIEQCSNRTANTDIDLHVHKPGTTTPWFSTVVGGAGSSSQINNDDCYYFNCKATSFASQGPVNWGYANSPIAECSGGPEGTQWQALGYCRNPRLDIDSIFDNGVPENVNIDTPANNATYRVMAHYYSGTGVASPLVNVYCGGRLLGTYGAAPDTVTAFDQSGGFGGGDMWRVVDATPTVVGGVTTGCALTPLHPPGMTTGYWVTTGDRTY
- a CDS encoding outer membrane beta-barrel protein produces the protein MRLLPAAILASAALLAPSLAHAGRFAVGVSLGRTQTEADASLDASSTAALWGRVGFGKRFGLDLELGKISTEDDTTRIRTLNLVGRMSIADLHGGAVHPMVLIGLGTDSTDAADYTHGEFGAAIEVDLAKDFVLGADFRFGDRTVDAQPAVDGLTDPVTPQPAFRQPYDLTDGSYRAGRLYLGVRL
- a CDS encoding nicotinate phosphoribosyltransferase: MTDPSSPLATLYRSSLALATDLYQLTMAYGYWKAGVAEREAVFHLTFRREPFGGGYAIAAGTALAVDFLRQLHFEPSDCAYLATVTGADGKPLFDAGFLDYLAGLRFTGTVDVVPEGAAVFAHEPLVRVRAPMVLAQLVETPLLALVNFSTLIATKAARVVAAADGDPVLEMGLRRAQGLDGAVTASRAAWIGGVSATSNVLAGKLYGLPVRGTHAHSWVMFWGDDDRAFREYAAAVPGATTFLVDTFDTEAGVASAIAVGRELRAAGHRLLGVRLDSGDLAHLSINARAQLDAAGFTDTRVVASNDLDEGLITSLKLQGARIDTWGVGTKLITAYDQPALGGVYKLGAVREPDGAWRYPIKLSEQPVKISTPGIVGVRRIWRGGELAGDVIYDAEAGPSSPRVAHDLGDPTRRLAIAGDREDDLLVPALRDGELVGAHGDLAVARARCAADLAALSPRTRRTLNPQPYPVGLDPVLHDRKLALIAAARAKVGAP
- the nadE gene encoding NAD(+) synthase, which produces MKLVKVAAACLNQIPFDWDQNLANIRAALAGARAAGATVVCLPELCITGYGCEDAFFAPGLQEQAFRCLEELVPDTRGLVVSFGLPLYHEKALYNAAALVVDGAIAGFVGKRFLAGDGIHYEPRWFKEWPAGERDVLEHGDQEWPIGDVLFDVGDVRIGFEICEDAWVANRPGSDLALRGVDLLLNPSASHFAFGKFIVRQRFVVEGSRAFGVGYLYANLLGNEAGRVVYDGGAMVASGGELLARGRRLGFAPVELAIAVVDVESNRREQARRGSHRPRHDAEMGVVEIDFAWPTRRPEAPTTLAASWEDGPDTRHEEFARAVALGLWDYLRKSRSGGYVVSISGGADSAACAVLVRTALDLALAELGTDGVRAALGHLTIDAATAADPAALTHQLLACAYQPTANSGEVTRTAAREVAAAVGAEFHLFEVDALLRGYTATVEAAIGRPLTWERDDVALQNIQARVRAPSIWLLANLRNAILLTTSNRSEAAVGYATMDGDTAGGLAPLGGIDKTYLRVWLRWMETTGVSGLAPIPALRFINAQQPTAELRPPGQGQTDEKDLMPYDVLEAIEDEAIRDKRMPLEVLAEVAPMFPAHALADLVVWIERFFTLWCRNQWKRERFAPGFHLDDKNLDPRSWCRFPILSGGFARELAALRAYTTTAEFAAWVAERGR
- a CDS encoding NUDIX hydrolase, translating into MATARWTPPPPGRHTYDYPRPAVAVDCVVLGLDTDDLKVLLIRRGLEPWQGAWALPGGFVGEREGLEDAARRELAEETGITDVFLEQLYTFGAPERDPRHRVISVAYYALAKLADFRLAAGTDAAAAGWHPLARLPTLAFDHATIIDAAVARLRGKVRYAPIGFELLPPRFTLTQLQRLYEIILERELDKRNFRKKILSLDLVIETDEWQTGVRHRAARLYRFDRKKYDRLVKHGFEFAI